The following nucleotide sequence is from uncultured Ilyobacter sp..
GGTTCTTGTGAGGCAGTTGACATTATAAGGAAAAAATGTGAGATAGTGGTCAAGGGTAACTGGGAATATTTTATATCAGAACAGGAAGATAATAAATTTGAAGAGGTACTGTGGCACAGGGGTATACTGGGAAAAGAAAGGTTAGAATATTTAAAGGATCTCCCCCTATACCATGAGTTTTACATGAGTGGTAAATTAGTCAGAATATGTCACGCCTCACCTAGGGATGTCCTTAAAAGGGTCCACGCCTCAGCAAGTTATGATGAAAAAAAAGAACTTTTTAAAGCTCCAGAAGACTCTGAAGTTGATTCAGATGTGATAATATACGGGGATATTCACGGAGCTTATTCCCAGTGTTTTGACCAAAAGATGATATTCAATGTGGGAAGTGTCGGAAATCCTCTTGAA
It contains:
- a CDS encoding metallophosphoesterase family protein, giving the protein MDKIAVISDIHGNIPALEAVLKDIGDKKISRIFCLGDLAGKGPGSCEAVDIIRKKCEIVVKGNWEYFISEQEDNKFEEVLWHRGILGKERLEYLKDLPLYHEFYMSGKLVRICHASPRDVLKRVHASASYDEKKELFKAPEDSEVDSDVIIYGDIHGAYSQCFDQKMIFNVGSVGNPLELTLASYGIIEGGYKSLKEGTFSMSIVRVPYDIELAVQYAIDKKIPDLELYINELRTGVYRGKKK